Sequence from the Cydia pomonella isolate Wapato2018A chromosome 21, ilCydPomo1, whole genome shotgun sequence genome:
AATGAATCggcaaattattaaaaacaaaaaaaaacatttcaaaaattatgcttcattttactttttataactaGACAAACATACTGCTGGactctttgaaatataatatagtattttcacaAAACAATTTCTTTTACTTGCCCCACCAATTATTTCTGTCAAAATAGTTAACTTATAAAAAGTTTGCATACATTTAAATTGAAGTCTTTTTTTTTGGTCAGCGTGCTAAATGTGCGCAAATTCGATCACACTAcacttaaatgaaaaaaatatgagtCATACTAAAATAAGTGCTAAAAGCAGGCAACCTATATCAACTTTGCTTTGCCCTTTATCTAATCGTTTATAACCACTTATCGAGGCTGTTGTCTTGCGGTTTGATTTCCTCGAATGGCCTCCTCATTTTGGGCGGGAATCATATTGTTCCCACGCTTAGACACGCAATAATAACATATTCTAGTAAAAATCGAGTTAAAATAGCTAAATATTGCATAGAATACTATTTTTGCAACATGTGTTAAGTGACAACTTAAACTATTAGCCAAGGTTAAGTTATCAAATAaccttaaattttattgcagtaTTTATATGCAAAAAACATTTGCCTTTGTTTACATTGCAATAAATGAGCTagaatagttttaaaattacttttgatTTGAATTCAATGTTTCTGAAGGTTGTAATAGGCATGGTTTAaggaaattcaaataaaagtccAAATTACAGTGATCAAAGTTTTAATGTCATGCTTACACACTCATAAAACTCTAACCttttaaattttacaatttttatggttttattataCAATGTCAGCTCTGAAACCTAACGAGCTTTCGGTGACTAAGATTCTTTTGTTTTAACCTATTTCTCTTCTATTAAAAAATGAGAAAGCAAATTCCTTCAACCGGACATGAATCAACAACTTTAGAAAAtaccatttaaaaatatgataaggTGTGTCACTCACCTTACtttactaatatataataatatattcctaTATGCCAGTGcagtgtaaaaaataaatgtatatatgCCATACATAGACTTTTTATCATATTGCCAATATCTCAACAATAGGTTTATTACAACACTTAACTAGGACCTATGATTGACAGAATATCCCATTATGCGGTAATTTAAAGTAGAAATATTAGTAGCGTTGAAGGAGAGACAAGCTTTTTCGTTTCATACAGGATGGCTCTATACAGGATTTCCAAAGTCACGGAGTcaaatgtttaaaaacaaaactgtgTCCCCTTTTTTCTAAGTACAGGCAAAGGCACACTAGTGTCCCTTTTAGCACTTCACACATAAAAACTTCAAATAAATGCAAAACCACTAATTGAAAGTACATTTATTTAGGAAcacaaatactaaataataaaataaatgtttgagaCACTTGGTTAGGCTTTGGAAACCCTAGTGTTTGTTATAAAGACACTTGAATGAGCAAAATTAAAAACCTAGATCACTCCTGTCATAATGGGGATAGTTAGTCGGTTTTCTTGTCGGCGGCTTTGGTTTCTGTCTCAGGTTTCTTGTCCTCCTTCTTGTCGTCGGCGACGACCTCCTTGGCTTCCTGTTTCGACGCCTCATCAAAGTTACCAACGAGGTTTGGTACCTCGTCATCTTCCTCGAGCGGCTTTGGCGCGGCCACGCTGGACGCCAGTCTCTTCAGCTGGTTGAGGCCTTCAGGTCCGAGCTGACTCAGGATACCAGGGAGCATCTCCGCAATCTGCTTGTTCTCTCCATGACCGGTGATAGCGAAAGTATTTGCCGCGAGCGAGGCCTGCGCTTTAGGGTTGTTGAAATGTATCACAGTGCCGTCATCTTTGATCATATTAACTTCCTCGATGCCAGGGATTGTGTTTACTGACAGTTTTTTGAGGGAAGACTGGAGTTTCTTGTCGTCTGTTGCGGCTGTGGCGTGCACAACCTTCTTCTTGCGCCTCGGTGTGCCCTTACCGCCGATACGCACTTGCGATTGCAATTTCTTCAGCTTTTCGGTGTTCATTTTGATTTACTACACACGTCACCTGACTACTTAAACACGGCGCACTTTTTCAGACggtttatttgttatttctaGCTCGGAACACGCCAGTTTTCCATGTAACTTGATAGTACGCACGTGTTTTGAACACCGGTTAGCTACAAAGGGAAAATGGTGGATTTCCGATCTATCTCGGTCACCGACGAGAAGTTGGCAGCACTGTCTACAATGATTTTACTTTTCACGTCAGAACTTTGAGGAAAAATTActaatataacataaaattattttataattattatattgataATAAATTGAGAAATcatgtttatgtatttaattataaaaactatttcgtttaatgtttatttaacaTCTTGTTCATAATTATAACTTACTCTAAGGGTATCTTTTTATTACCAAACTTTACGATGTATTATTTGCTATTAAAGTGCATGTTTGTTGtgttgaaataattaataaattttcattatgaatctcttataataaaattttaccgtAAAATGGAACGCTACGACATCTAACGACATTCTTTTGCAACAGTTGGCTTTCAATAGCCGTTGTAGTTCATCGTAGTTAGTGAACAGAGACATAGATGGCGTAGCAAACgtcataaataatgtttatgtCACCCACTAGATGACGGTAGCAACCCCtttgtgttatatttataacaatgtgTTACAACTGGTTACAACAACGCTGtacaatgaaaattaaatatgccATTCAGTTAACAGTTTCCTTGAATGTACTTAGCCGAAGCTTGGTGGAGCGGAAAATTTAACAAAGGtactcgtttaaaaaaaaaaatgaaatttgcgccttttgaactttaataacaaaatatagttatttgttttacaagggggcaaagttgttgtttaaccgctcgtgctaatattgatacccgagcaagcgaaagattccaaaattgacaccccaagcgtagcgagtggttcgagaactggaatcttgagcgttgcgagggtttcaaggcacgagggttaaacaaactttgcctccgagtgaaacacaacatttttcaccacatcaacgcgaggaaaatactaactatgaaataccaaaaaaaaaatcaaaccaaatcaaatccaaatgaacttaattaaaaatgtatcatccaaaaaagtcaattctaccagctaacataaggaaccgactcaaaatttgcatcaactttctcattagtttttcaCAATGacgagggcctttaccagttggtgtggtgaaaaaattgaaaaatatattactctGCCGCACAAATTTGTACTTATTGCAATCCTTAATGtcgaaacaaaatatttaagtacataaaaaTGATAATCCTCGTGTTGcgaattaaaaatgtaatatattatttgcTACTTAGCCAAGTCGACAAAACTAAACTAGAGCCTGGATGGAAACTTGTGCATTGACTTTACAAATAACTGTGTTAACTTATTCTACGAGTATACCCAATGTTCCTAATAAAACATTTTGTGCCCATAAATTAACAAAACCAAGTGAAACAAATGAAAACCTTGCTTCACATCAAACCGTTTTGATAAGATGAAGCCGTCAAGCGTTAAGTCCTATTTAGTTAAAAATCCGTGTAACTTGTAAAATTCTAAATCAACATAATCCCCATTAGCAAAAAATGGCGGCAAAATTTGACAGCTGCCATTTTACGCGGGTGGTCGTTCTAATATAATCCCACTTAATCGGCACAGATAAACTATACTGCGTGTAACAGGGGCGGTAAGTGCCAACGATTGTATAGTCATAAGATCTAAATTGGAATATCTTCACGTGTCATGGCTTTTAACATGTTGATTTATTGCTACAGAATGTAGAAGACATGACGTATTAGACTAAtcttttttggcaaaaaatgaTTGAGATTGGTAATTGGTTGCTTAGGAAAGATTAGTGTCGTGGCTTGTGACAAATCAGTTTCGTACGAAGGAATGTTTTACTATAGGTATAAGTACGGCTTCAATACGAAATATTAAGGTAATTTATTAAAGATCAGCCAAAAGCAAgtgggccatgctcagtgtagggtttaagttaccattctgtccgataagctaaacgggggctattagtgaatcaaagtcaaatcttTATTGTAGGTAAGGTGTAGAAGTACATGTGTTAGTAGTAGTGTAGTTATAAGAAATGTAATGTCTTAGGCTAGCCCtgtattgttacattttgtggttacttgaattgaaattgaaattgaaatgtgacgccctgcaagggcacagcaatataagaGGACTAAATCTAATTTCAACAATGAAAAAACAATAATCTAAACATTGCAATTAAATACATGAGTTCTAGCATAAGTATTAGCATCAATTGAATTATTAGTATTCTCTTcaaaattgacgaccggtttggcctagtgggtagtgaccctgcctacgaagttgatggtcccgggttcaaatcctggtaagggcatttattcgtgtgatgagcatggatatttgttcctgagtcatgggtgttttctatgtatttaagtatttataaatatttatatattatatatatcgttgtctaagtaccctcaacacaagccttattgagcttactgtgggacttagtcaatttgtgtaataatgtcctataatattaatatattcacttagggaataatagcatttatttattagtaatatttttaatagtttagTGAATGTAGTAGTCTTTTCCTGGTTTTTTATAAAGTTaggtaacttattatatatcTTGATCATCATGTAGTGAGGGCTAGACGTTACAATTTTCATTCTCGAGAAGGGCAATTTAAGTTTATTAAGATTCCTGTTATTTCTTCTAATATCTGTTACTGGGGTATAAAGTTCAAAATGTTTTCTTACAAAtttactgcattcaaagatatACATGGAAGTTaaggtaagtattttaaatttaataaagtatggCTGGCAAGATTCCATTTCCATAACTTTAATGTTGGCAAGAATtcttatgcattttttttgaagaataaagattttatcgaCTTCGGTACTTTGTCCCCACAGGACTAGACCATAAGACATTCTTGAATAGGCAAAAGCGTAGTAacgtaagtatcatgtacattataagcataacagcgcagcgctttgtacgtctttaaactttttgcaataattcaaaaGCGGCTGGACTATCACGTtcattatagttttaattgaaatttaagGTTTTGTTTTAGGATTTTTTCAGACAATCGTCACTCGTGTAATCATGAAATTACAATAACATAAAGAAAAACAGATACTGTTATGTTTAACTCGTTAAAATGAATACAGTTTTAGGaaaatactgtaaaatattgtcttcggttaACGAGATAGTTATTTACTCAtggtcatgaaataaaactatgtaaacggattacaatacaaataatacaattcaattcaatatttattggtcaccaatttaaatttatttctttataaaataataattctacaCGTCACATCATTAagattacaattataatttattttatatataaaacaataattaagtattattcATAGCAATTAAAGTATTCAAATCTCACatgcatactttttttttaattttagtctgATCTGGcctataaccgcaaaaatcgaagtacGCAAAtagcgggcatctttctcttttaatccaattaaggcgtaattagagtgacagagaaagatgccctcAATTTGCGAACCGCGGtggtcgcggtaggcccctggACTTTTCGTCATTATTGAGGACTAATTAGCCATGGGCATTATGACACATAGCCGTTCTGACATAGTGCATGACCCTAAAGAACATCAGGTGCATTATTAACTCAATTTATTGTGAAAGCcacaatttcattaaaaaaatacagattgATGATTTCCCGCCAAAACATATGGGTGCGTTCACGATTCCCGATCTCCCATCTGTCATCGAGTTTAAACACGCTTAAAACGCTAACAATTATCCCCAAAACCCACAAATTAGGGAAATCTATTTAAATACGTTCTCgggaagtttattttttatttttaaacatcttGATAACTTCGTAAAGTAATTGTTTTAATGACAGAACGGGACCAAAACGGTCCTGAAAAATGGAGTTGAAAAAATCGGCtgagagcatgtcgggccatccTCAGTGTAAGGTTCCGTAGTAACCATTCTTACAGAATAGGttctattagtaagtatcaggCATATTACAACCGTAAGGGAGTAAGTACTTTCGCAGCGCATTGTacgtacgtctttttactaagagaaaactttttgccacaactcaaaaacggctggattgatcatgtttgctatagttttaattgaaagtatttaaaAGCTTTTtgtattacgatttttttttttcatatttttggatccatggttcaaaagttagaggatggactcatatttttttcacctcagcaggtCGAACAAGCGTACTTTCGTCattccagggagtgagacaagctttcgtcataatgatgatgccttttattcatgaatgtaaataaatgtggttaactttacttgatgttgaatttttttaacctttaatatgttctcactactgaggtgaaaagttgtatgtgtcacacgagagcaaagctacgctccctcgctacgctcaagactctaaaaaccaactttcctatCTTGTtgcataaataactatttcatcactaaCGCGGGGTTAACCGggtaaacctggagttaccacgGTTACCATCAGTACAATGAAcgctgggttaacggtttaaccggttagtgggatggtTGAAGTGGCCtttagtgcttgaaaatggagacctaagctctccgaaacCTGTCGCGCGaatgacaaaaatataatatatgagtTAGTATGACACACGACACTTTAATTAAGATCAAAACCGTTACAAATTGTTAAATGACAATTGGCCTCTTAGGTGTTATGTTTTCGTCAATAATGTTAATTACCTATACTTGCGTCACTTTCGTTTGCACTATAAGGACACATATGCAACACTATTATTTGACAAATACGGCCATGTGCGTACGACGTACTAACATGCGTAAGAATTATGTATTCATATGTACAGAGAAGCCATACACAAAAACATaattgaatgaaatgaaatcactattttaaatttagaattcaCGAGGACAATTTGAACGTAggtacattttgacatcaaaatgatatctacaTTATGTAATTTAGTTATCATTGGCGTGTAAATTTCGCTCGTATTCCGAGCatgtattggtgcgagcgagaccCACGGACGAATAACTAAattatatcatttaaatatcattaagAGGTCAAAATATAAGATTTGAAAGGGAGGTCATTTCTGGTCCAGCTTATCTACCCTCATCGGTTATTAATTTGTGATAAGGAATAAATGATAGCtattattgcaaataagttGCTTAAATTGCGTATGgacagtgtttttttatttaatcaattattatatcaaatgaaagcttattttatatataatcttACTGTAATATGttgccttattaaaaagttggtccagtccatatATGCCtagattttagataaaaatcggttaatcttcTTAGATTGTctaaccatggactggaccaactttttaatGAAGCAACCTTAATAGGTTTAACTGTAATCCGTTagattataccgggtgtttcctgtaacaggagcaataaattaaactataggctgtactcctcaaacagAATCACTGAATCCTGAGTCACAGGCTTTGTCCTAataaagattattatttatttatactgaccaacatttgttcaatgacttttaaaaataacttatattttgatttttattacaatttaaagtttattctaagacgcaatgtattgcaaattttgttatgtttaaagcgtgacatgCAAcctcaaacacactgatgttaGTCTACAttggaaataatatttaatttgtatgaaaaagaaaatctaaatagtttataaattttaatatctcttatacatctccaaacttaatgtattaaccgtggagactatacgtctctgtcatattgtataatatatttgacttggtacatactagttatgtattctgtagcattagtttatgagactgctagtttaacagtccagacgcggtttatttatatagtatacattttattttgacacttagagagactctgacattggggaccttttacatctccagatttaatgtgtttttaaccatagagactatacatctctattgtattgtagtaattatttattttaagattattataatgtaatgtttacccaggtattggctgttgtatttataaatgttgttatgtatttttcatgtcactatatgatgttactataaatgttgtattgacttgtaaaaaagcctttgaggcctacttgcagaataaatttttgaattttaaattaattgttgATAATCAATAGTTATATcgtttaagaaataaatagtttaattatttgctcgtgttacaggaaacacccggtataattaataaatatttttttgttcgtACGCAATTTTACTAGGCAACCTAATTGCAATGTGAATAAtgtctatcatttatttcttattacaaACAAATAGGTAACAGATGAGGGAGATATTCCTTTACCTCCTATTATACAGATAAGAGGTTCATTTCATTTGCCTTTCTCTAAACTTCGGGTCCACTTGTAACTAGGTTGActccagggcggctaccggaaaaatcgaaattcgtcaattgcgggcatttttctctgtcactctaattacgttttagtgagagtaaaagagaaagatccccgcaatttgcgaatttctgttttcgcggtaggcccccagtaccCTTGGCGACGTGACcgacgcgtttgcgttaagtttcattttgtaagcgccacttgcaccatctcactaacccgggattaaccggttaaacctggagttaccatggttaccagaaCAACAGACACTAGGTTAGCTTAACCCCGGTTAATCCCGGGTTAgcgggatggtgcaagtggcactaagggattttgagtttccaaaacgtcccgcttggcgcgctgttcctaaatcccatacaaaaacagacttaacgcaaacgcatacgtcacgtcatgctaacgctatcgaataaatttacactaggggttctgaataCTGTTGCTAGTGTAAAACGCCCAAATATTAGTCTTAAAATAACCACATAAATAGcacacataataaaataaacgcgttaaactaaactaaaagcaTTCAATAACACTCGATGATTTATATTGCGCGCCACTTAGAGAGTTCATCAAATCATTACTCAAGCACGAATCCGATTATAAAAACCAGTAAACATGTTAGGGATAAATATAAGTGCATTAGCTTATTATTTGGTGAGAACTGGCGAGCTCAAAAGTGGTTAGAGGAAATGTCAGCTGTtttgaatatattttcaaaCTGTACAtttatcgttaccctgcataacatagcagtataattttagtataaaatagctagtgatatagttGAGAAATTCGACAAGCaaaattttatacttatatagTAAAACCTTAAAACCTGCGAAATCGccaaatcttccgtcgcaacTTTCGCACGGCGCGCAATATCTTTTGTTTGTTTCTAATTTCTTGGCTTTACAGCCTCTTTTAAGCGCTTTTTACATCTAAGTACCCTGTCGCCGGGCACTTTTAATAGGGAGGCCGACCGGCTTAATTATACTATCACCTACTGCattattttttctctttattaagAGGCTTTTTGAAGTAAACGAATATGTTGCCCTATCAGAACAGacataattaacaaaatttgaataaataaagtataaatcaCATCTAGTTTAAGTTCATCACCCTTTTCTGTCCTTCAGGCCGCATTTAACAACATTTAACGCCTTTCCAACTACATCGGACTTTGGGGTTCGATAGGTAGGTATtatggtcacgtctgaaaatatcgatacggacaatgTGCCAaaaaaaggagttgaagcagtcgccgtggccgaaaacggtcagGGGAAtatatatatgggccataaggtcgtgtatacatatttttggcgttcgatcgtgtcgatgttttcagacgtgactgtacataaaccAGTACCTAATGAAATAGCTGCCGATGCCGTCTAGGTCACTTATTTTGGACACACTCGACGCGATTAAATAAGGTGCATAATTCCGAATACACTTTACGAACTTATTCAATGGAATGTGTCCAGCACGCAATCTTAACAAAAAAAGTGGATCCAGCCTCATTGAGGTCCGGCCTAGACGCATATTGCATGCAGAGTATTTCTAGTACTTTTATCATAGCACTTTTGCTAGCGACCTTACATCTGTCAACATAACCGCTAAGAGCGTAACCGGGAACGTTTTAGCGAATTCGGAAATAGAACGCGTTGAAATTATTAACTGTCATATCTCCAAGATGGCGTCACGGATTGGGCGCTGACGGATTTATGGAGCGCTATTTGAGTACATTTAGTAAAGAGGTTAATATATCGATTATTTTTACTGCTGAAAGGTTTCGGTAAGTATGAGTAATAAGAATGCAAATACACTTGTTAGTAATAAGTAGTTACGTCAATGCATTACACTTGAGTTTTCTGTGAATTTTTGttggatttatttttaatcgcaCATGTAAGTCGATTTATAGTCTGGGAGGTCGATTctcatttgaatattttttgttttatttgaaagatggTGCCTTTAGTGTAATCTTGTAGATgtttcaactataataaactcctgcaaacgggattaaatttgcaattacaattacaaaatgttttctGTTAGTTATGAAAAAGTTCTGATTCTGAagaggtctgattttatttttcctgtaatatgTATGATAACGTTATTATTatctaaaaatttcataatttttcattcgtaaacttcggagataagggggcgggaattatatttttttcacattttcctgcgtaagtcaattttttttaactatgaaaaaaaagttgttttgtaatgtttaatttgagctctttcaaatgatggGTATCATTgacacttgacctagtaactagactttgaaattttgccccctctttatattggatatgaataaaataataaaattacacttccaatatgtctgaattagcgttattcattactattccaaatttcaaatcgatagcttaagtggttctcgagatatttagcgttgtgacagacggacggacggacagagtcgcaccataagggttccttttgtacgtttttggtacggaaccctaaaatttgttatagttttgaactggttttgatacgaccttgacgatcgcgCATCTCACGCAAGATTTCTCTTCAtatcgcatgcaccaatcagcccGAGCGATCTGAAAGGTCTCAATACGATCAAAACTGTAATGAGTTAAATCCACCTTTTCAGTGCAGTTACAGTATATAAGTTAGTTATTAGTTCattgcgatacaagtgcgaaaaataggaaattcgcaacgagtgagggtaaattaaaacacgaccgaacgGAGTGTTTTAAAGcgacatgagttgcgaattacctactcgcacgtgtatcgttttttttttaatatataacgttttacggtacatatggctctttatagtttcgacatatgcacggaaagtagcaccatatgtgctgtaaaagTCTTTCTTTTCCCGGTTTGCATAACTGCAGTTATGCTGAAATCAATTATATTCTTTTCTACTCTATTCTAAATCGGGCTCCGGCTCAGTTGTCAGTTCCctgataaatttaaaaaaaatatagcctCATCCGGAAGAATGCGTGACACTTagcatataggtatattatagtttttgttatgtatgtgtgcgtgagCGCACCACCCCGCTTCCATTACTACATGTAATAAACCAGTGTGTCTATAGCCATCGGTTGTTTCACTCGCGCCCTTCCCGAATATAACATTGGCGACGGGGATGGGATATttaggtaattatttaatatttaggtataaggtatttaggtaagtaaaaaTAGATGGGGAAGCATTGGCAGCAACTTGTCAAGTGAATGCTTCCCTAAAACCTTATAGTTTTCGAATTATGTGTGGCCCATTTTGACTAGATATGTTTTTCTAGCGTATGGGCAACGTGGGAGACATCGCCCAGCAAAATACTCTGGCACACCCActctgtcagtagaaaaaggagcTAAATATTTAGACGCGAAGGACTAATTCCCATAGAAAAATttaattagagtcagaccaagttaagttaGCAACGATTtcgatagcccagcctgtgaaagtgttaagtacacgtcataatttcatagatttttgacgtttaaatCAACACTTGT
This genomic interval carries:
- the LOC133529511 gene encoding transcription factor BTF3 homolog 4 produces the protein MNTEKLKKLQSQVRIGGKGTPRRKKKVVHATAATDDKKLQSSLKKLSVNTIPGIEEVNMIKDDGTVIHFNNPKAQASLAANTFAITGHGENKQIAEMLPGILSQLGPEGLNQLKRLASSVAAPKPLEEDDEVPNLVGNFDEASKQEAKEVVADDKKEDKKPETETKAADKKTD